One Leopardus geoffroyi isolate Oge1 chromosome B1, O.geoffroyi_Oge1_pat1.0, whole genome shotgun sequence DNA window includes the following coding sequences:
- the IDUA gene encoding alpha-L-iduronidase isoform X2, whose translation MRPPRSRAAPLALLVALLAAPPALAEAPHLVLVDAARALRPLRPFWRSTGFCPPLPHSQADQYDLSWDQQLNMAYVGAVPHGGIEQVRTHWLLELITARGSVEQGLSYNFTHLDGFLDLLRENQLLPGFELMGSPSKRFTDFEDKQQVFEWKELVSLLARRYVDRYGLSHVSKWNFETWNEPDHHDFDNVSMTLQGFLNYYDACSEGLRAVSPALRLGGPGDSFHPWPRSPLCWGLLGHCHNGTNFFTGELGVRLDYISLHKKGAGSSIHILEQEQAAVQQIRRLFPKFADTPIYNDEADPLVGWSLPQPWRADVTYAALVVKRTLTARFQVNNTRPPHVQLLRKPVLTAMALLALLDGEQLWAEVWQGGTLLDGNHTVGVLASAHRPAGPADAWRATVLVYASDDTRTHPNRSVALTLRLHGVPPGPGLVYVTLYLDNRFCSPHGEWQRLGRPVFPSAEEFRHMRAAEDPVAAAPRPFPASGRLTLRPELRLPSLLLVHVCARPEKPPGQVTQLRALPLTSGQVLLVWSDEHVVSKCLWTYEVQFSAGGEGYAPVSRKPSTFNLFVFSPDTAVTSGSYRVRAVDYWARPGPFSNPVQYVEVPAP comes from the exons ATGCGGCCCCCGCGCTCCCGCGCCGCTCCGCTCGCGCTCCTGGTCGCGCTGCTGGCCGCGCCCCCGGCCCTGGCCGAGGCCCCGCACCTGGTGCTCGTGGACGCGGCCCGAGCGCTGCGGCCCCTGCGGCCCTTCTGGAGGAGCACCGGCTTTTG TCCCCCACTGCCTCACAGCCAGGCTGACCAGTACGACCTCAGCTGGGACCAGCAGCTCAACATGGCCTACGTGGGCGCTGTCCCCCACGGCGGCATCGAGCAGGTCCGGACCCACTGGCTGCTGGAGCTCATCACGGCCAG GGGGTCAGTGGAGCAAGGCCTGAGCTACAACTTCACCCATCTGGATGGGTTCCTGGATCTTCTCCGAGAGAACCAGCTCCTCCCAG GCTTTGAGCTGATGGGCAGCCCCTCCAAACGCTTCACCGACTTCGAGGACAAGCAGCAGGTGTTTGAGTGGAAGGAGCTGGTCTCCCTCCTGGCCAGGAGATACGTTG ACAGGTACGGACTCTCCCACGTTTCCAAGTGGAACTTCGAGACGTGGAACGAGCCAGACCACCACGACTTTGACAACGTGTCCATGACGTTGCAAG GCTTCCTGAACTACTACGACGCCTGCTCCGAAGGCCTGCGAGCCGTCAGCCCCGCTCTGCGCCTGGGGGGCCCTGGGGACTCCTTCCACCCCTGGCCGCGCTCCCCGCTGTGCTGGGGCCTCCTGGGCCACTGTCACAACGGCACCAACTTCTTCACGGGAGAGTTGGGCGTGCGGCTGGACTACATCTCCCTCCACAAGAAG GGCGCGGGCAGTTCCATCCACATCCTGGAGCAGGAGCAGGCGGCCGTGCAACAGATCCGGCGGCTCTTCCCCAAGTTCGCCGACACCCCCATTTACAACGACGAAGCTGACCCGCTAGTGGGCTGGTCCCTGCCGCAGCCCTGGAGGGCCGACGTGACCTACGCGGCCCTGGTGGTGAAG CGCACGCTCACGGCGCGCTTCCAGGTCAACAACACCCGCCCGCCGCACGTGCAGCTGCTGCGCAAGCCGGTGCTCACCGCCATGGCGCTGCTGGCCCTGCTGG ACGGCGAGCAGCTCTGGGCCGAGGTGTGGCAGGGCGGGACGCTGCTGGACGGCAACCACACGGTGGGCGTCCTGGCCAGCGCGCACCGCCCGGCCGGCCCCGCTGACGCCTGGCGCGCCACGGTGCTGGTCTACGCGAGCGACGACACGCGCACCCACCCCAACCGCAGCGTCGCCTTGACCCTGCGCCTGCACGGGGTGCCCCCGGGGCCGG GCCTCGTCTACGTCACGCTCTACCTGGACAACCGGTTCTGCAGCCCTCACGGCGAGTGGCAGCGCCTCGGCCGGCCGGTCTTCCCCTCAGCAGAGGAGTTCCGGCACATGCGCGCAGCCGAG GACCCGGTGGCCGCGGCGCCGCGCCCCTTCCCTGCCAGCGGCCGCCTGACGCTTCGCCCGGAGCTCCGACTGCCCTCACTCCTGCTGGTGCACGTGTGCGCACGCCCAGAGAAGCCGCCGGGCCAG GTGACCCAGCTCCGGGCTCTGCCCCTGACCAGCGGGCAGGTGCTCTTGGTCTGGTCAGATGAGCATGTGGTCTCCAA GTGCCTGTGGACGTATGAGGTCCAGTTCTCTGCAGGTGGCGAGGGGTACGCTCCCGTCAGCAGGAAGCCGTCGACCTTTAACCTCTTTGTGTTCAGCCCAG ACACAGCTGTCACATCTGGCTCCTACCGGGTTCGAGCGGTGGACTACTGGGCCCGACCAGGCCCCTTCTCGAACCCTGTGCAGTACGTGGAGGTCCCTGCCCCGTGA
- the IDUA gene encoding alpha-L-iduronidase isoform X1, producing the protein MRPPRSRAAPLALLVALLAAPPALAEAPHLVLVDAARALRPLRPFWRSTGFCPPLPHSQADQYDLSWDQQLNMAYVGAVPHGGIEQVRTHWLLELITARGSVEQGLSYNFTHLDGFLDLLRENQLLPGFELMGSPSKRFTDFEDKQQVFEWKELVSLLARRYVDRYGLSHVSKWNFETWNEPDHHDFDNVSMTLQGFLNYYDACSEGLRAVSPALRLGGPGDSFHPWPRSPLCWGLLGHCHNGTNFFTGELGVRLDYISLHKKGAGSSIHILEQEQAAVQQIRRLFPKFADTPIYNDEADPLVGWSLPQPWRADVTYAALVVKVIAQHQNLLVANASSPVRYALLSNDNAFLSYHPHPFTQRTLTARFQVNNTRPPHVQLLRKPVLTAMALLALLDGEQLWAEVWQGGTLLDGNHTVGVLASAHRPAGPADAWRATVLVYASDDTRTHPNRSVALTLRLHGVPPGPGLVYVTLYLDNRFCSPHGEWQRLGRPVFPSAEEFRHMRAAEDPVAAAPRPFPASGRLTLRPELRLPSLLLVHVCARPEKPPGQVTQLRALPLTSGQVLLVWSDEHVVSKCLWTYEVQFSAGGEGYAPVSRKPSTFNLFVFSPDTAVTSGSYRVRAVDYWARPGPFSNPVQYVEVPAP; encoded by the exons ATGCGGCCCCCGCGCTCCCGCGCCGCTCCGCTCGCGCTCCTGGTCGCGCTGCTGGCCGCGCCCCCGGCCCTGGCCGAGGCCCCGCACCTGGTGCTCGTGGACGCGGCCCGAGCGCTGCGGCCCCTGCGGCCCTTCTGGAGGAGCACCGGCTTTTG TCCCCCACTGCCTCACAGCCAGGCTGACCAGTACGACCTCAGCTGGGACCAGCAGCTCAACATGGCCTACGTGGGCGCTGTCCCCCACGGCGGCATCGAGCAGGTCCGGACCCACTGGCTGCTGGAGCTCATCACGGCCAG GGGGTCAGTGGAGCAAGGCCTGAGCTACAACTTCACCCATCTGGATGGGTTCCTGGATCTTCTCCGAGAGAACCAGCTCCTCCCAG GCTTTGAGCTGATGGGCAGCCCCTCCAAACGCTTCACCGACTTCGAGGACAAGCAGCAGGTGTTTGAGTGGAAGGAGCTGGTCTCCCTCCTGGCCAGGAGATACGTTG ACAGGTACGGACTCTCCCACGTTTCCAAGTGGAACTTCGAGACGTGGAACGAGCCAGACCACCACGACTTTGACAACGTGTCCATGACGTTGCAAG GCTTCCTGAACTACTACGACGCCTGCTCCGAAGGCCTGCGAGCCGTCAGCCCCGCTCTGCGCCTGGGGGGCCCTGGGGACTCCTTCCACCCCTGGCCGCGCTCCCCGCTGTGCTGGGGCCTCCTGGGCCACTGTCACAACGGCACCAACTTCTTCACGGGAGAGTTGGGCGTGCGGCTGGACTACATCTCCCTCCACAAGAAG GGCGCGGGCAGTTCCATCCACATCCTGGAGCAGGAGCAGGCGGCCGTGCAACAGATCCGGCGGCTCTTCCCCAAGTTCGCCGACACCCCCATTTACAACGACGAAGCTGACCCGCTAGTGGGCTGGTCCCTGCCGCAGCCCTGGAGGGCCGACGTGACCTACGCGGCCCTGGTGGTGAAG GTCATCGCGCAGCACCAGAACCTGCTGGTGGCCAACGCCAGCTCCCCCGTGCGCTACGCGCTCCTGAGCAACGACAACGCCTTCCTGAGTTACCACCCGCACCCCTTCACGCAGCGCACGCTCACGGCGCGCTTCCAGGTCAACAACACCCGCCCGCCGCACGTGCAGCTGCTGCGCAAGCCGGTGCTCACCGCCATGGCGCTGCTGGCCCTGCTGG ACGGCGAGCAGCTCTGGGCCGAGGTGTGGCAGGGCGGGACGCTGCTGGACGGCAACCACACGGTGGGCGTCCTGGCCAGCGCGCACCGCCCGGCCGGCCCCGCTGACGCCTGGCGCGCCACGGTGCTGGTCTACGCGAGCGACGACACGCGCACCCACCCCAACCGCAGCGTCGCCTTGACCCTGCGCCTGCACGGGGTGCCCCCGGGGCCGG GCCTCGTCTACGTCACGCTCTACCTGGACAACCGGTTCTGCAGCCCTCACGGCGAGTGGCAGCGCCTCGGCCGGCCGGTCTTCCCCTCAGCAGAGGAGTTCCGGCACATGCGCGCAGCCGAG GACCCGGTGGCCGCGGCGCCGCGCCCCTTCCCTGCCAGCGGCCGCCTGACGCTTCGCCCGGAGCTCCGACTGCCCTCACTCCTGCTGGTGCACGTGTGCGCACGCCCAGAGAAGCCGCCGGGCCAG GTGACCCAGCTCCGGGCTCTGCCCCTGACCAGCGGGCAGGTGCTCTTGGTCTGGTCAGATGAGCATGTGGTCTCCAA GTGCCTGTGGACGTATGAGGTCCAGTTCTCTGCAGGTGGCGAGGGGTACGCTCCCGTCAGCAGGAAGCCGTCGACCTTTAACCTCTTTGTGTTCAGCCCAG ACACAGCTGTCACATCTGGCTCCTACCGGGTTCGAGCGGTGGACTACTGGGCCCGACCAGGCCCCTTCTCGAACCCTGTGCAGTACGTGGAGGTCCCTGCCCCGTGA
- the SLC26A1 gene encoding sulfate anion transporter 1 isoform X2, protein MDVSPDRAQQGGGLVLVRRRPPVPPGLREMLKARLWRGCACSTRGAWALAQDLLPATRWLRRYRPREALAGDVMSGLVIGIILVPQAIAYSLLAGLQPIYSLYTSFFANLIYFLMGTSRHVSMGIFSLLCLMVGQVVERELLLAGFDPARDGPGSGDNGTTLNASATLVLGPRDCGQDCYAIRVATALTLVAGIYQGRGSLGRGDSATRRTGAGSGFPAPGARTCERSRSGRVLMGVLRLGFVSTYLSQPLLDGFAMGASVTILTSQLKHLLGVRVPRHQGPGMVVSTWLSLLRGAGQANLCDVLTSAACLAVLLAAKELSDRCRHRLKVPLPTELLVIVAATLASHFGRLHERFGSSVAGDIPTGFVAPRLPDPGLMRRVVLDAVPLALVSSAFSVSLAEMFARSHGYSVRANQELLAVGCCNVLPAFFHCFATSAALSKSLVKTATGCHTQLSSVVSAAVVLLVLLVLAPLFRDLQRSVLACVIIVSLRGALRKARDVPQLWRLSPADALVWVATAATCVLVSVEAGLLAGVLLSLLSLAGRTQRPRATLLAQIGDSGFYEDAAEFEGLVPEPGVHVFRFAGPLYYANKDFFLRSLYRLTGLDAGTAATARKARGPEARVSEGDPVEGTDPGPASSTAARLVPPAAGFHAVVIDCAPLLFLDAAGVAALRGLRRDYRALGVALLLACCSPPVRDTLRRGGFLGDDPGTRPRRGSCSTACTAPCRRPEPATGSRRPPTPPSSAAGARRQPDRPSGSPGQTASCHRSLTSMSTVAPAPPPPPRRPETDAVLWKNQGTHKGLGHLNIQELRL, encoded by the exons ATGGACGTGTCCCCCGACCGCGCGCAGCAGGGCGGGGGGCTGGTGCTGGTCCGCCGGCGGCCCCCAGTGCCCCCGGGCCTGCGCGAGATGCTTAAAGCCAGGCTGTGGCGGGGCTGCGCCTGCAGCACGCGCGGGGCCTGGGCGCTGGCGCAGGACCTGCTCCCCGCCACACGCTGGCTGCGCCGCTACCGCCCGCGGGAGGCCCTGGCGGGCGACGTCATGTCCGGGCTGGTCATCGGCATCATCCTGGTGCCGCAGGCCATCGCCTACTCGCTCCTGGCAGGGCTGCAGCCCATCTACAGTCTGTACACGTCCTTCTTCGCGAACCTCATCTACTTTCTCATGGGCACCTCGCGCCACGTGTCCATGGGAATCTTCAGCCTGCTCTGCCTCATGGTGGGCCAGGTGGTGGAACGCGAGCTGCTGCTGGCTGGCTTTGACCCTGCCCGGGACGGCCCGGGGTCCGGGGACAACGGCACCACCCTCAACGCCTCGGCCACACTGGTGCTCGGGCCACGGGACTGCGGGCAGGACTGCTACGCCATCCGCGTCGCCACCGCCCTCACGCTGGTGGCTGGGATTTACCAG GGCCGCGGGTctctggggagaggggacagtgcCACCCGCAGGACAGGAGCAGGGAGCGGCTTTCCAGCGCCTGGAGCCCGCACGTGTGAGAGAAGCAGAAGCGGGCGT GTCCTCATGGGCGTCCTCCGGCTGGGCTTCGTGTCCACCTACCTCTCACAGCCCCTGCTCGACGGCTTTGCCATGGGGGCCTCGGTGACCATCCTGACCTCCCAGCTGAAGCACCTGCTGGGCGTGAGGGTCCCACGGCACCAGGGGCCGGGCATGGTGGTCAGCACGTGGCTGAGCCTGCTGCGCGGCGCCGGCCAGGCCAACCTGTGCGACGTGCTCACCAGCGCCGCGTGCCTGGCCGTGCTGCTGGCCGCCAAGGAGCTGTCGGACCGCTGCCGCCACCGCCTGAAGGTGCCGCTGCCCACGGAGCTGCTGGTCATCGTGGCGGCCACGCTGGCGTCCCACTTCGGACGGCTCCACGAGCGCTTTGGCTCCAGCGTGGCCGGCGACATCCCCACTGGGTTCGTGGCCCCCCGGCTGCCCGACCCCGGGCTGATGCGGCGCGTGGTGTTGGACGCCGTGCCCCTGGCGCTGGTGAGCTCCGCCTTCTCCGTGTCCCTGGCGGAGATGTTCGCCCGGAGCCACGGCTACTCCGTGCGAGCCAACCAGGAGCTGCTGGCCGTGGGCTGCTGTAACGTGCTGCCTGCCTTCTTCCACTGCTTCGCCACCAGCGCCGCCCTGTCCAAGAGCCTGGTGAAGACGGCCACCGGCTGCCACACGCAGCTGTCCAGCGTGGTCAGCGCCGCCGTGgtgctgctggtgctgctggtgCTGGCGCCGCTGTTCCGGGACCTGCAGCGGAGCGTGCTGGCCTGCGTCATCATCGTCAGCCTGCGCGGGGCCCTGCGCAAAGCGAGGGACGTCCCGCAGCTGTGGCGGCTCAGCCCGGCCGATGCGCTGGTCTGGGTGGCCACCGCGGCCACCTGTGTGCTGGTCAGCGTCGAGGCGGGGCTGCTGGCGGGCGTCCTCCTGTCCCTGCTCAGCCTGGCTGGCCGCACGCAACGCCCACGGGCCACCCTGCTCGCTCAGATTGGGGACTCGGGCTTCTACGAGGACGCCGCGGAGTTCGAGGGCCTGGTCCCTGAGCCGGGCGTGCACGTGTTCCGCTTCGCGGGGCCGCTCTACTACGCCAACAAGGACTTCTTCCTGCGCTCGCTCTACAGACTCACGGGGCTGGATGCGGGGACGGCGGCCACCGCGAGGAAGGCGCGGGGCCCGGAGGCCAGGGTCAGCGAGGGAGACCCCGTCGAGGGCACGGACCCGGGCCCGGCCAGCAGCACGGCCGCGCGGCTGGTGCCCCCGGCGGCCGGCTTCCACGCGGTGGTCATCGACTGCGCTCCGCTGCTGTTCCTGGACGCGGCCGGCGTGGCCGCGCTGCGGGGCCTGCGCCGAGATTACAGGGCCCTGGGCGTCGCGCTGCTCCTGGCCTGCTGCAGTCCCCCCGTGAGGGACACCCTGAGGAGAGGCGGGTTCCTCGGGGACGACCCGGGGACGCGGCCGAGGAGGGGCAGCTGTTCCACAGCGTGCACAGCGCCGTGCAGGCGGCCCGAGCCCGCCACGGGGAGCAGACGGCCACCGACTCCACCCTCTAGCGCGGCCGGTGCCCGACGCCAGCCTGACCGCCCTTCCGGGAGCCCTGGGCAGACAGCCTCATGCCATCGGTCACTGACATCAATGAGCACAgtcgcccctgcccccccccccccgccccgccgccccgagACCGATGCTGTGCTCTGGAAGAACCAGGGAACACACAAAGGACTCGGACACTTGAACATCCAGGAACTACGCCTTTGA
- the SLC26A1 gene encoding sulfate anion transporter 1 isoform X1: MPTSVSGLPRMDVSPDRAQQGGGLVLVRRRPPVPPGLREMLKARLWRGCACSTRGAWALAQDLLPATRWLRRYRPREALAGDVMSGLVIGIILVPQAIAYSLLAGLQPIYSLYTSFFANLIYFLMGTSRHVSMGIFSLLCLMVGQVVERELLLAGFDPARDGPGSGDNGTTLNASATLVLGPRDCGQDCYAIRVATALTLVAGIYQGRGSLGRGDSATRRTGAGSGFPAPGARTCERSRSGRVLMGVLRLGFVSTYLSQPLLDGFAMGASVTILTSQLKHLLGVRVPRHQGPGMVVSTWLSLLRGAGQANLCDVLTSAACLAVLLAAKELSDRCRHRLKVPLPTELLVIVAATLASHFGRLHERFGSSVAGDIPTGFVAPRLPDPGLMRRVVLDAVPLALVSSAFSVSLAEMFARSHGYSVRANQELLAVGCCNVLPAFFHCFATSAALSKSLVKTATGCHTQLSSVVSAAVVLLVLLVLAPLFRDLQRSVLACVIIVSLRGALRKARDVPQLWRLSPADALVWVATAATCVLVSVEAGLLAGVLLSLLSLAGRTQRPRATLLAQIGDSGFYEDAAEFEGLVPEPGVHVFRFAGPLYYANKDFFLRSLYRLTGLDAGTAATARKARGPEARVSEGDPVEGTDPGPASSTAARLVPPAAGFHAVVIDCAPLLFLDAAGVAALRGLRRDYRALGVALLLACCSPPVRDTLRRGGFLGDDPGTRPRRGSCSTACTAPCRRPEPATGSRRPPTPPSSAAGARRQPDRPSGSPGQTASCHRSLTSMSTVAPAPPPPPRRPETDAVLWKNQGTHKGLGHLNIQELRL; encoded by the exons ATGCCCACCTCTGTTTCAGGTCTTCCCAGGATGGACGTGTCCCCCGACCGCGCGCAGCAGGGCGGGGGGCTGGTGCTGGTCCGCCGGCGGCCCCCAGTGCCCCCGGGCCTGCGCGAGATGCTTAAAGCCAGGCTGTGGCGGGGCTGCGCCTGCAGCACGCGCGGGGCCTGGGCGCTGGCGCAGGACCTGCTCCCCGCCACACGCTGGCTGCGCCGCTACCGCCCGCGGGAGGCCCTGGCGGGCGACGTCATGTCCGGGCTGGTCATCGGCATCATCCTGGTGCCGCAGGCCATCGCCTACTCGCTCCTGGCAGGGCTGCAGCCCATCTACAGTCTGTACACGTCCTTCTTCGCGAACCTCATCTACTTTCTCATGGGCACCTCGCGCCACGTGTCCATGGGAATCTTCAGCCTGCTCTGCCTCATGGTGGGCCAGGTGGTGGAACGCGAGCTGCTGCTGGCTGGCTTTGACCCTGCCCGGGACGGCCCGGGGTCCGGGGACAACGGCACCACCCTCAACGCCTCGGCCACACTGGTGCTCGGGCCACGGGACTGCGGGCAGGACTGCTACGCCATCCGCGTCGCCACCGCCCTCACGCTGGTGGCTGGGATTTACCAG GGCCGCGGGTctctggggagaggggacagtgcCACCCGCAGGACAGGAGCAGGGAGCGGCTTTCCAGCGCCTGGAGCCCGCACGTGTGAGAGAAGCAGAAGCGGGCGT GTCCTCATGGGCGTCCTCCGGCTGGGCTTCGTGTCCACCTACCTCTCACAGCCCCTGCTCGACGGCTTTGCCATGGGGGCCTCGGTGACCATCCTGACCTCCCAGCTGAAGCACCTGCTGGGCGTGAGGGTCCCACGGCACCAGGGGCCGGGCATGGTGGTCAGCACGTGGCTGAGCCTGCTGCGCGGCGCCGGCCAGGCCAACCTGTGCGACGTGCTCACCAGCGCCGCGTGCCTGGCCGTGCTGCTGGCCGCCAAGGAGCTGTCGGACCGCTGCCGCCACCGCCTGAAGGTGCCGCTGCCCACGGAGCTGCTGGTCATCGTGGCGGCCACGCTGGCGTCCCACTTCGGACGGCTCCACGAGCGCTTTGGCTCCAGCGTGGCCGGCGACATCCCCACTGGGTTCGTGGCCCCCCGGCTGCCCGACCCCGGGCTGATGCGGCGCGTGGTGTTGGACGCCGTGCCCCTGGCGCTGGTGAGCTCCGCCTTCTCCGTGTCCCTGGCGGAGATGTTCGCCCGGAGCCACGGCTACTCCGTGCGAGCCAACCAGGAGCTGCTGGCCGTGGGCTGCTGTAACGTGCTGCCTGCCTTCTTCCACTGCTTCGCCACCAGCGCCGCCCTGTCCAAGAGCCTGGTGAAGACGGCCACCGGCTGCCACACGCAGCTGTCCAGCGTGGTCAGCGCCGCCGTGgtgctgctggtgctgctggtgCTGGCGCCGCTGTTCCGGGACCTGCAGCGGAGCGTGCTGGCCTGCGTCATCATCGTCAGCCTGCGCGGGGCCCTGCGCAAAGCGAGGGACGTCCCGCAGCTGTGGCGGCTCAGCCCGGCCGATGCGCTGGTCTGGGTGGCCACCGCGGCCACCTGTGTGCTGGTCAGCGTCGAGGCGGGGCTGCTGGCGGGCGTCCTCCTGTCCCTGCTCAGCCTGGCTGGCCGCACGCAACGCCCACGGGCCACCCTGCTCGCTCAGATTGGGGACTCGGGCTTCTACGAGGACGCCGCGGAGTTCGAGGGCCTGGTCCCTGAGCCGGGCGTGCACGTGTTCCGCTTCGCGGGGCCGCTCTACTACGCCAACAAGGACTTCTTCCTGCGCTCGCTCTACAGACTCACGGGGCTGGATGCGGGGACGGCGGCCACCGCGAGGAAGGCGCGGGGCCCGGAGGCCAGGGTCAGCGAGGGAGACCCCGTCGAGGGCACGGACCCGGGCCCGGCCAGCAGCACGGCCGCGCGGCTGGTGCCCCCGGCGGCCGGCTTCCACGCGGTGGTCATCGACTGCGCTCCGCTGCTGTTCCTGGACGCGGCCGGCGTGGCCGCGCTGCGGGGCCTGCGCCGAGATTACAGGGCCCTGGGCGTCGCGCTGCTCCTGGCCTGCTGCAGTCCCCCCGTGAGGGACACCCTGAGGAGAGGCGGGTTCCTCGGGGACGACCCGGGGACGCGGCCGAGGAGGGGCAGCTGTTCCACAGCGTGCACAGCGCCGTGCAGGCGGCCCGAGCCCGCCACGGGGAGCAGACGGCCACCGACTCCACCCTCTAGCGCGGCCGGTGCCCGACGCCAGCCTGACCGCCCTTCCGGGAGCCCTGGGCAGACAGCCTCATGCCATCGGTCACTGACATCAATGAGCACAgtcgcccctgcccccccccccccgccccgccgccccgagACCGATGCTGTGCTCTGGAAGAACCAGGGAACACACAAAGGACTCGGACACTTGAACATCCAGGAACTACGCCTTTGA